The genomic segment TTGTAAGAATAAAACTTCGCTTTTTCATCTTCACTTCCTTTCATTTTTATTATTTTTAATTATTAGTTAAGCCCCAAACCTTTAGTTAAGTAGAAAACGGAAAGCCGGCACACTTTTTACGCATTCTATATATTGCTTAATAATCAAATGGCTGTGCAATTTTTATATAGATGAAATGAAATTTTCTATATTTAAAACTATCGTACTTTATATGGCTTTTCATGAAAATATTCCACATAGTTATCAAGGATATTTTTTATCATCTGCTTAAGCGGAATACCTAATTTTTGAGCATTCTCTTTTAAAAACTCTGCATTTGGTACGCTCAAATCCACTGTTATTTTTACTGAAAGATCTTTTAATACTAAATTGGCAGGCGGTGGCAAAAAATCATCAATTATCTGTGATGCTTCAATTGCTTCCGCTATTTCTTTCGGGGCTTTTTTATAATTGATTTTTTTCTTCATATTTTTTTCGTCCTTCGCGCCATATACCTGAGCCAAATATTCGTATGTTCTTATCTCGAATTGTAAATCTTACCGTTATTATATCGTTATCAATCTTTCCAAAACAAAAATATCGCTTTTCATTTTCATTACTATGTTTTATATCTTCAGCAATTATTCGGTGAGCATCGAGAAATGCTTTTTGAGAAATTTCAAAAGATATGCCATGCTTCTTTATATTTTCCAGATTTTTATTTTCATCCCATTCAAATTTCATGTACTTATTTTATATTCATTCTTCTGCTGTAAGGGTCATTTCCTTCCATACTGCTTTTCCTGACTTGTCCTTTTGTTTATTATCCTTGTATTTAAAGCATACTTCCCCGTTTTCAAAGGATACGATCCTGCCGATAGGCTTCCGTATATATTTAAATTGATAACAGGTACTTTTGCCTTTAATTGTTTTTTTAATTCAAGGGGCAGGATATGTCAAATAAAAATATTTAAATAATGAACCAGGTTCACGGGTTTATGAGGCTTCATCATTATTCAATAATTGGATTGGATTTTTTATCAAAAAAGGAGATACTGCGAAAAAATACGATAAGTATCCGCAGGTGAATCTTTAAATTTACTTCTTTATGCCATAACCCATTCAAGAATGGCCTTGTGCATGTGCATTTTGTTTTCTGCCTGATCCCATACTACCGAGTTTGGACCTTCAAGAACATCTTCGCTTATCTCTTCTTCCCTGTGGGCAGGGAGGCAGTGCATTACAATAACATCTTTTGCAGCTATTGCAACAATGGTTTTATTTACCTGAAAGGGTTTAAACAGCTTGATTCTTGATTCAAGTTCTGATTCCTGTCCCATACTTGCCCAGACATCCGTATATATGACATCTGCATCTCTGGCAGCTTCTTCTGGATTAGATACTATGGTAATTTTACCGCATTTTTTTTCCAAGGCATTTGCCAGGATTTTTTCATCAGGATAATATCCTTTGGGACAGGCAAGTGTCAGGTTCAGCCCTAAAACTGCTGCTGCATTAATCCATGACTGGGCAACATTATTGCCGTCTCCGAGCCATGTAATTTTAAGGTCTTCATACCTGCCCTTTGATTCAATAACAGTCATTAGATCGCTGAGTACCTGGCATGGATGGTAGAGGTCTGTCAGGGCATTTATAACCGGTATGTCAGTATATTCTGCAAATTCCTCAATGCGTTCCTGGGAATAGGTACGAATGGCAAGGCAGTCAAGATAGCGGGACATTACCCTTGCTGTATCTTTTATGGGTTCATTTCTTGACATCTGGGTATCCTGGGAGCTTATGAACATGGGTGTTCCGCCCAGATGAACCATTGCAGATTCAAAAGAAATTCTTGTACGTGTGGATGCCTTGTCAAAAAGCAGTCCCAGGGTTTTCCCTTTAAGGGGGAAGTCTGAAACGCCTTTTTTATGCCGTTCCTTTAGCTGGGCAGCCCGTTTAAAGAGATGGTCAAAATCCTTTTTTTCAAGGTCTGAAAGTGTTAATATATCCTTTTTCATGATTACCTCACAATATTTCATCCAGGCAATTAATCAGAGCGTCAATATCCTCTTTTTTTATAATCAAAGGAGGGGCAAACCTGAGGATATTCCCCTGAATACAATTTATTAGAAAACCTTTTTTCATACATTCCAGAACTATTTGTGCCCCTTCCATATTCAGTTCCATGCCTATTAGCAGGCCTATGCCTCTGACATCAACAACAGATTCATGCCTTGATTTCAGTTCCATGAGTTTTTCTTTAAAATATACCCCTGTTTCCCGGCAGTAATCAATAATATTTTCACGGGTCAGGACTTCAAGGGTTTTTAAGGCTGCTGCTGTTATAACAGGTGTTCCTCCAAAGGTTGAGGCATGGGCACCAGGGGTGAATGCCTGGGCAATATATTCTCTTGTGAGCATGGCTCCTATGGGCAGACCGTTGCCCAGAGCTTTTGCCAGGGTCATAATATCAGGCTCTATATTAAAATGCTCATAGGCAAAAAGCTTTCCTGTTCGTCCGATTCCTGTCTGGATTTCGTCAAATATGAGCAGGGTTCCTGTTTCATCGCACATCCTGCGGACAGTTTCCAGGTATTCAGGATCAGGCAGGATAACCCCTCCTTCACCCTGAACAGGTTCAAGCATAACAGCGCAGACCGAAGGCTCCATTGCATTTTTTAAGGCTTCAATATTGTTAAAAGGAACATAGTCAAAACCTTCAAGTATGGGTGAAAAGCCTTTTTTGATTTTATCTTGTCCGGTTGCAGAAAGTGTTGCCATTGTTCTGCCGTGAAAGGATTTTTCAGCAGTTACAATCCTGTAACGGTGAAATTCTCCTTTTTCATAAAAATACCGGCGGGCAATCTTTATGGCTGCTTCATTGGCTTCAGCTCCGCTGTTGCAGAAAAAAACACGGTCTGCAAAGCTGTGTTCTGTCAGCCATGAAGCAAGCTCGGTCTGGGGAATTGTGTAATAAAGGTTGGACACATGAAAAAGTGTGTGAGCCTGATTGCACAAAGCTTTTGCAATTTCAGGATGAGCGTGTCCAAGATTACATACTGCAATGCCTGCAAGAAAATCAGTATAGGCCCTGCCTTCTGTGTCCCACAGGGTGCAGCCCTGTCCCTTTTCAATAACAATTGAGGGTCTTGTATAGGTTGCTGTAATTGCTTTATCTGATTTTTTTATAATGTCTTTATTCATATTGTTACCTGGGTTCCGATTCCTTCATCTGTAAAAAGTTCCAGGATCAGGGCATGAGGTTTTTTGCCGTTTATTATATGGGTCTTGCCAACACCGTTTTCCAGGGCTTCCAGCGCGCATTCTATTTTGGGAATCATGCCCCCTGAAATGGTTTTATCCTTTATATTTTTTTTTATTGTCTGGGCATCAATGGAAGATATAAGATTTCCTGCCTGGTCAAGCACCCCGTCAACATCTGTCATAAGAATAAAACGGCCTGCGGAAAGTGCCTGGGCAATATGGCCTGCAACAAGATCAGCATTTATATTATAGGTTTCTCCTGAAGCACCTGTTCCCACAGGTGCGATAATAGGGATAAAACCCTTTGCAGTAAGGGTGTTTATTATATCAGGATTGATCTTTGTTACCTGTCCTACAAGACCTGGATCAATGATCTCAGGGGGCTTGTTTTCATCTTCCTGATAAACAATATGCAGTTTTTCTGCCTGGATAAGACCCCCGTCCTTGCCGCTTAAACCTACGGCCTTGCCCCCCTGCTGATTAATCTGTGATACTATGCCTTTATTTACCTTGCCCCCAAGCACCATTTCCACCACATCCATGGTTGGTGCATCAGTCAGGCGCATACCCCTGACAAATTTGGAGGATATACCCATCTGATCCAGTACTTTGCTGATTTGAGGTCCTCCTCCGTGAACAACCACGGGGTTTAAGCCTATAAATTTCAGCAGGGTAATATCTCTGGCAAAATCTTCTTTAAGCTGCTCATCCACCATGGCATGACCTCCGTACTTGATGACAATGGTCATGTCTTTAAAGCTTCGGATATACGGCAGAGCCTCAATTAATATGTCGGCAACATTGGAACTCATTTTTAATCCTTTTTACTGCATGGTCTTTTATAAAATATACCTGCTCAGGTCTTCGTTGGTTTTTATGTCCTTGAGCTTGGTTTCAACATAGTTTTTATTTATGGTAACTTTTTTAACCTCCATGTCAGGAGCGTCAAATAAAATATCTTCAAGCAGGCATTCCATAATAGTATGAAGTCTTCTTGCCCCGATATTTTCAGTCATTGCATTAACCTCTTCTGCATACCTGGCAAGCTCTTCAACTGCATCATCTTCAAAAACAAGATCAATACCTTCTGTTCTTAAAAGAGCCATGTATTGAAGAAGAAGGGCATTTTTGGGTTCTGTGAGAATCCTGATAAATTCTTTTTGTCCCAGAGAATCCAGTTCAACCCTGATTGGAAAACGCCCCTGGAGTTCAGGTATTAAATCAGAGGGTTTGGAGACATGGAAAGCGCCTGAAGCCATAAAAAGAATATGGTCTGTTTTTACTATACCGTATTTGGTTCCAACTGTGGTGCCTTCTACAAGGGGAAGAAGATCACGCTGAACCCCGCCTCTTGATACATCAGGCCCGTGCCCGCTTTCTTTTCCTGCAATCTTGTCAATTTCGTCCAGGAATATAATGCCTGACTGCTCAACCTTTTCAATAGCAGTCTTGACAACATTATCCATATCAACCAGGTTTTGAGCTTCTTCCTGGATCAGTATTTTCAATGCTTCGGAAATCTTGACTTTTCGCTTTTTGGTATTCTTGGGCATAAGATTGTTGAACATATCCTTGAAATTAATGCCCATTTCTTCCATGCCTACATTGGAAAAGATTTCCACCATTGGCATGGAGCGGTCTGTTAATTCCAGGTCTATGTAACGGCTGTTCAATTTTCCGTCTCTCAGCATGGAACGGAGTTTTTCCCTGGTTGATGAAGGGGTTTCAATGGTGGATGTTACAATCTCCAGTGTCCCTGTTCCATGACCTTCTTGAATATTTGGATCACCTGATTTGGGAAGAAGAAGATCAAGTATTCTTTCTTCGGCAATTATTTCAGCTTTTTCCTGGACAAGTTCCTGCTCCCTTGCTTTAAGCATGTTCACAGTCAGATCAACCAAATCCCTTACCATAGATTCAACATCACGGCCTACATAACCGACCTCTGTAAATTTGGATGCTTCAACCTTGTTAAAAGGCGAGTCAGTCAGTTTTGAAAGCCGTCTGGCAATTTCAGTTTTTCCAACGCCTGTAGGCCCGATTAAAATAATGTTTTTAGGCGCAATTTCATCACGAAGATCCTCAGATACATGCTGCCTTCTCCACCTGTTTCTAAGGGCAATGGCAACGGACTTTTTAGCTTTGTCCTGGCCTATGATATATTTATCAAGTTCTTTTACTATTTCTAATGGTTTTAAGTCACTCATTTTTTAACAACCTTAATTTATAATTCTTCGATAGTGACCGAATTATTGGTATAAATACAAATAGAGGCAGCAATTTTCATGGCCTCTTCTGCAATTTCTCTGGCATCAAGATCTGCATGCATTATTAATGCTGCAGCCGCTGCCTGGGCTGCAATCCCGCCTGAACCAATGGCAGTAAATCCCTCATCCGGCTCAATTACATCTCCATTGCCTGAAATCAGGAAAAGACGGGTTTCATCTGCTGCAATCATCATGGCTTCAAGCCGTCTGAGATATTTATCTGTACGCCAGTCCTTTGCCAGTTCTACTGCACTTCGGGTCAGGTTTCCGTTATACTGCTCAAGCTTGGTTTCCAGGCGTTCTGACAGGTTAAGGGCATCAGCAGTTGCTCCGGCAAATCCTACAATTATTTTATTATTGTAAATGCGTCTGACTTTTCTGGCCTGATGTTTGACAACACTGGCTCCCAGGGTTACCTGTCCATCTCCTGCTACAGCAAGTTTATTTTTATGCCTTACTGCCAGTATGGTAGTTCCATGAAAATTTTCCATAATATCCTTTCAAAAAAATATGAATAACCTGTGGATTTATTCACAGGGTTTTATTTTCTGGGATGAGCTTGATCATAGGTTTCCATAAGTTTGTCTATACTGACATGAGTATATTTCTGGGTTGTAGAAAGACTCTCATGACCTAAAAATTCCTGCAAGGTTCTAAGATCAACCCCTGCATCAAGCATATGACTTGCAAATGTATGACGCAGGCCGTGAGGTGAAACCTTTACATATAATCCGCATTTTTTAAGATTTTGTTCAAGAATCCTGCCTACTGACCTGGCTGTGAGACGGGCCAGGTTTTTGTTTAGAAAAACAGGCCCGTTTTTATCAAATCCTATGCTTTTCTCTTTTTGTAACTGCCTGCGATATATATTAACAGCTTTTAGAGCTTTGCTCCCTGCCGGCAGAAGTCTTTCCTTTCCAGCCTTTCCCCTGATTAAGATCATCTCCTGTTTAAAATCTATATCAAAAAGATTTAAACCAACCAGTTCCGAAACCCTGATGCCTGTTGAATACAAAAGCTCAAACATTGCCAGATTCCTGGCACCCAGAACAGTATCTGCTTCTATGGAATCCAGAAGACGAAATATATCATCTATTGTAAGATAAGCAGGAAGATTCCTGTCTTTTTTAGGGCCTGTTATCATATCACATGGGTTATTGTGAATATGGCCGCGCTGAACAAGGAATTTAAAAAACGACCGTATTGATGCAATCTTCCTGGCAATAGATGTTTTTTTGTTCTTTTTGTGCAGCACCCCCAAATAAACCCTCAGTATCTGGGGGCTTATATCTTTGGCAAGAACTGGTTTATGATCTTTTGATGCCTCTGTCTCAATCAGAAAATCTAAAAAATCTCTCAGATCCTGCTGATAAGCCCGGACTGTATTTTCAGAATATTCTTTTTCAAGGGAAAGCGATTTTATATAGGATGAAATAAGAGCTTTCAGAGACCGGCTGTTCATTAGAACGCAATCATTGATTCAAGTTCATGCCATGCCCCTATTTCTTTGAAAGGATGCTTTTCCCTGTTCCAGGGCTGTTTGAAAACAATAGGATTTATTCCTGCATCATTGAGTATAAAACAGGTTTCAAGCCTGTCTTCTACAAACCAGGAAATTTCCCTGGATAAAAGCACATTTGTCTTTGCTTCAAAGGAGCCTGTTGCAATAATATCAATCTGCGAATCTTCAACACCCAGTTGATTTTTCATCCATTTTTGTATTGGTTTAAGAACAGGCCTGGCAGTTACAAAGCAGACAGGCGAATGTTTGGTGCTGAGACGGTTTAAAACATCAATTGAGCCTTTTAAAGGCTTCAAGTCTGCATCATAGCTTCCATCCAGCAGTTTTTTGATAATTATGGAAATGATTTCCGGTTCAATATCAATGCAGTCTTCCAGGTTATAATGGGTAATGTCATTGTAGCGGACATGGTGAATATCATGCTCATTTCTTGCAATATCAAGAAATAAGGTCATGGTGTCCGCAACAACGCCGTCAATATCAAAACCGATTGATTTTGGATCTATCTTTTCATTCAAAAGCATTGCTGATCCTGTTCTAAATCTTTAATTTACGCAGCTTTGCGCGTTTTTTTCTTAAGATTTATAATTTTTTTCCTGAAAATAGCAGTCATTTTTGAGTCTTCTTTTTTAGCAGCAGCCTCATATTTAACCTTTAATTCTTTTATCTTCTGTTTTATATCACGAACATCAGCACTTTTTTGTGAACCTGCTGTTTCTATAATTCCCCGTGATTTTTTAATTGAGCTTATAAGCTCAGTTTTGTTCATGCCATGAACCCCGACAATTCCGTCAATTTCCTTGGCAACTTCCCTTAATTCCTTTGATGTCATTTTATCCAGAGGTTTTTCTTTTGTTACTTTTTTCTTGCCAGCCATAATGAATATACTCCTTTCAAATCTTACAAAAAAATATAAACGGAGGTTGCCCCCCGTTTATGCAAAATGATAACAGTCTCCAGGTTTAATATTTTGTTTAATATTGTATAAAAATTATAAACCTGGAAATCTGTAATTATATAAAAAAGAATATCACATAAAACATTTTTTTTTATTGTGTCAATACTTAAAGAAAATATTTGTAAAATAAACCTAAAAATACATGTTCAGCTTTAAATTTTTTGCCCCATTTCTCTCATAATTTTTTTCATATCTTCCCATACATCACCTTTTTTAGCTGGATTTCTCAAAAGAAAAGCAGGATGAAAGGTGGGCATCAGTTTTATTCCCTGGTAATCAAAAAAACTGCCCCTGATTTTTGAGATCGGTTGTGTTGAGTTTAATAATGCCTGTGCTGCAATTTTTCCCAATGCACAAATAAATTCAGGTTTTATAACTGCAATCTGCTTTTTAAGAAAAGGGATGCAGGTCATGATTTCATCAGGTTCAGGATTCCGGTTTCCAGGCGGCCGGCATTTGACTATATTGCATATATAAACCTGTTCACGGGTCAGGTTCATGGCTTTAATTATTTTAGTCAGAAGCTGTCCTGCTTTGCCTACAAAAGGTTCTCCTGACAGGTCTTCATCATAGCCGGGGCCTTCTCCAACAAAGATAAGCCTGGCATTTGGACTGCCTGCTCCAAAAACAATCTTTGTTCTTTTAGTGCATAGTTTGCAGCGTCTGCAGTTTTCCAGGTCAGCATAAATAGAAGCTAATGTTTCAGTTTCCGGTTTTTTCCTGGTTCCAAGATTTTTTAGCAATTCCAGGGTTTTCCTTGAACAGTCAAAACCCCTGGAACCGCATTCAGCCATATACCGCAGGGTATTGCCTGTTTCAGCCATAACAGCAGCAAAATCTGTTGGAGATATACAGGGATTTGAAATCTCTTTTTCTTTCATATTATTCGTTCTACAACCCGGTCCAATATAATATGTGCTGCTGTATCTTTTTCCATCTGTTCAAGAACTTCAAGGGTTCC from the Desulfonema limicola genome contains:
- a CDS encoding CopG family transcriptional regulator yields the protein MKKKINYKKAPKEIAEAIEASQIIDDFLPPPANLVLKDLSVKITVDLSVPNAEFLKENAQKLGIPLKQMIKNILDNYVEYFHEKPYKVR
- a CDS encoding acetylornithine transaminase — encoded protein: MNKDIIKKSDKAITATYTRPSIVIEKGQGCTLWDTEGRAYTDFLAGIAVCNLGHAHPEIAKALCNQAHTLFHVSNLYYTIPQTELASWLTEHSFADRVFFCNSGAEANEAAIKIARRYFYEKGEFHRYRIVTAEKSFHGRTMATLSATGQDKIKKGFSPILEGFDYVPFNNIEALKNAMEPSVCAVMLEPVQGEGGVILPDPEYLETVRRMCDETGTLLIFDEIQTGIGRTGKLFAYEHFNIEPDIMTLAKALGNGLPIGAMLTREYIAQAFTPGAHASTFGGTPVITAAALKTLEVLTRENIIDYCRETGVYFKEKLMELKSRHESVVDVRGIGLLIGMELNMEGAQIVLECMKKGFLINCIQGNILRFAPPLIIKKEDIDALINCLDEIL
- a CDS encoding Rho termination factor N-terminal domain-containing protein, translating into MAGKKKVTKEKPLDKMTSKELREVAKEIDGIVGVHGMNKTELISSIKKSRGIIETAGSQKSADVRDIKQKIKELKVKYEAAAKKEDSKMTAIFRKKIINLKKKTRKAA
- a CDS encoding 5' nucleotidase, NT5C type encodes the protein MLLNEKIDPKSIGFDIDGVVADTMTLFLDIARNEHDIHHVRYNDITHYNLEDCIDIEPEIISIIIKKLLDGSYDADLKPLKGSIDVLNRLSTKHSPVCFVTARPVLKPIQKWMKNQLGVEDSQIDIIATGSFEAKTNVLLSREISWFVEDRLETCFILNDAGINPIVFKQPWNREKHPFKEIGAWHELESMIAF
- the argF gene encoding ornithine carbamoyltransferase; translation: MKKDILTLSDLEKKDFDHLFKRAAQLKERHKKGVSDFPLKGKTLGLLFDKASTRTRISFESAMVHLGGTPMFISSQDTQMSRNEPIKDTARVMSRYLDCLAIRTYSQERIEEFAEYTDIPVINALTDLYHPCQVLSDLMTVIESKGRYEDLKITWLGDGNNVAQSWINAAAVLGLNLTLACPKGYYPDEKILANALEKKCGKITIVSNPEEAARDADVIYTDVWASMGQESELESRIKLFKPFQVNKTIVAIAAKDVIVMHCLPAHREEEISEDVLEGPNSVVWDQAENKMHMHKAILEWVMA
- the hslV gene encoding ATP-dependent protease subunit HslV codes for the protein MENFHGTTILAVRHKNKLAVAGDGQVTLGASVVKHQARKVRRIYNNKIIVGFAGATADALNLSERLETKLEQYNGNLTRSAVELAKDWRTDKYLRRLEAMMIAADETRLFLISGNGDVIEPDEGFTAIGSGGIAAQAAAAALIMHADLDAREIAEEAMKIAASICIYTNNSVTIEEL
- the hslU gene encoding ATP-dependent protease ATPase subunit HslU, whose translation is MSDLKPLEIVKELDKYIIGQDKAKKSVAIALRNRWRRQHVSEDLRDEIAPKNIILIGPTGVGKTEIARRLSKLTDSPFNKVEASKFTEVGYVGRDVESMVRDLVDLTVNMLKAREQELVQEKAEIIAEERILDLLLPKSGDPNIQEGHGTGTLEIVTSTIETPSSTREKLRSMLRDGKLNSRYIDLELTDRSMPMVEIFSNVGMEEMGINFKDMFNNLMPKNTKKRKVKISEALKILIQEEAQNLVDMDNVVKTAIEKVEQSGIIFLDEIDKIAGKESGHGPDVSRGGVQRDLLPLVEGTTVGTKYGIVKTDHILFMASGAFHVSKPSDLIPELQGRFPIRVELDSLGQKEFIRILTEPKNALLLQYMALLRTEGIDLVFEDDAVEELARYAEEVNAMTENIGARRLHTIMECLLEDILFDAPDMEVKKVTINKNYVETKLKDIKTNEDLSRYIL
- the xerA gene encoding site-specific tyrosine recombinase/integron integrase — protein: MNSRSLKALISSYIKSLSLEKEYSENTVRAYQQDLRDFLDFLIETEASKDHKPVLAKDISPQILRVYLGVLHKKNKKTSIARKIASIRSFFKFLVQRGHIHNNPCDMITGPKKDRNLPAYLTIDDIFRLLDSIEADTVLGARNLAMFELLYSTGIRVSELVGLNLFDIDFKQEMILIRGKAGKERLLPAGSKALKAVNIYRRQLQKEKSIGFDKNGPVFLNKNLARLTARSVGRILEQNLKKCGLYVKVSPHGLRHTFASHMLDAGVDLRTLQEFLGHESLSTTQKYTHVSIDKLMETYDQAHPRK
- a CDS encoding uracil-DNA glycosylase, translated to MKEKEISNPCISPTDFAAVMAETGNTLRYMAECGSRGFDCSRKTLELLKNLGTRKKPETETLASIYADLENCRRCKLCTKRTKIVFGAGSPNARLIFVGEGPGYDEDLSGEPFVGKAGQLLTKIIKAMNLTREQVYICNIVKCRPPGNRNPEPDEIMTCIPFLKKQIAVIKPEFICALGKIAAQALLNSTQPISKIRGSFFDYQGIKLMPTFHPAFLLRNPAKKGDVWEDMKKIMREMGQKI
- a CDS encoding BrnT family toxin; translated protein: MKFEWDENKNLENIKKHGISFEISQKAFLDAHRIIAEDIKHSNENEKRYFCFGKIDNDIITVRFTIRDKNIRIFGSGIWREGRKKYEEKNQL
- the argB gene encoding acetylglutamate kinase, translated to MSSNVADILIEALPYIRSFKDMTIVIKYGGHAMVDEQLKEDFARDITLLKFIGLNPVVVHGGGPQISKVLDQMGISSKFVRGMRLTDAPTMDVVEMVLGGKVNKGIVSQINQQGGKAVGLSGKDGGLIQAEKLHIVYQEDENKPPEIIDPGLVGQVTKINPDIINTLTAKGFIPIIAPVGTGASGETYNINADLVAGHIAQALSAGRFILMTDVDGVLDQAGNLISSIDAQTIKKNIKDKTISGGMIPKIECALEALENGVGKTHIINGKKPHALILELFTDEGIGTQVTI